Part of the Candidatus Eremiobacteraceae bacterium genome is shown below.
GACGCAAAGGAGCATCCATGGCCTCACGCACGCTCGTGCGCGCAAAGCTTCTGTTGACCGCCGCCGGCGCCAAGGGCATCGCCGGCGGATCGGTGCTCGTCGAAGACGGGCGCATCGTCGCGGCCGGAGCGCGCGGCGCCGTCGAGCGCCTTGTCAAGGGCGCGAAGATCGTCGACGCATCCAAGCACACCGTGATGCCCGGCATGATCAATCTGCACGCCCATCTCGACTCCGAATGCGGGGCCGATTTCCTCACCGCCGCGCTGTTGATCAGCGAGGCCAATGCCGTGATGACCTGCGTCGACAGCGCGCGGCGCACGTTGCATGCCGGCGTCACGACGGTGCGCGACCTCGGCACCAAGTACGCCGCTGCGATCGCCGTCCGCGACGCCGTGCGCAAAGGTTGGGTGACCGGACCGCGGATCCTCAGCGCGGGCGTCGTGGTCTGCATGACCGGCGGCCACGGCTGGTTCATCGCCGACGAGACCGACGGCCCGGATGAGATGCGCAAGACCGTGCGGCGCAACCTCAAGCGCGGCGCCGACTGCATCAAAGTCATCGCGACCGGCGGCGTGCTCTCGCCGGGCGTCGAGGTGGGCAGTTCGCAGCTCGATCCGGACGAGCTCGAGGTCGCGGTGCGCGAGGCGCATAAAGCCGACCGGCGCGTCGCCGCGCATGCGATCGGCAATCAGGGCATCAAGAACGCGCTGCGCGCCGGCGTCGACACGATCGAGCACGGCTGCTATCTCGACGACGAGGCGATCAAGCTCTTCAAGAAGACCGGTGCGGCCTACGTGCCGACCCTGTGCGCGCCGCATTTCTTGCACGAACATCTCGATGAAGTGCCGGACTACGCGCGCCGCAAGACGGAGCAGGTGTACGAGGCGCACCGCGCGAGCTTCAAGCGCGCATTGCGCGCCGGGGTGACGATCGCGGCCGGAACCGACGCGGGCACGCCGTTCAACCGGCACGAGCTGTACGCCACCGAACTGGCGTTGATGGTCGCGCTCGGGATGAGCACCGAGCAGGCGCTGCACGCGGCGACCGCGGGCGCTGCCGCCGCCGCCGGCCTGGCCGCGGAGACCGGCGTGCTCGAGGAGGGGATGTCCGCCGACCTGATCGCAGTGGACGGCGACCCGCGCAAGGATATCAAGGCCACGTCCCGGGTGCGCGGCGTGATGGTGCGCGGCGCGTTCACCTCGGTCGCATAGATGCGCGCGTCTATGGAGCGGTCGAATTTATTCGACCGTCGCGTTTGGGCGGCGGTTTTAGCGCTGCTGCTATGCGCGTGCACCAAGATCTCGACCAGCACCGCTCCGGCAGGCACGCACGCCTGGACGCATCGCGGCGTCTTGCGCATCGGTTCGTACGAAGAGCTCGACAACCTCAATCCCGTGCTTTCGACCGAGCTATTCGTCGGCGACGTCTGCCAGCTGCTGTATTCGGGGCTCATCGACTACGACGATAACGGCGAACCGATCCCCGACGTCGCGCTCGCAGTGCCGTCGCGCGCCAACGGCGGCATCTCGGCGGACGGCAAGACGATAACGTACCATCTGCGCCACGGCGTGGCGTTCTCCGACGGCGTGCCGCTGACCGCTGCAGACGTCAAATTCACCTGGCAGCAGATCATGAACCCGGACAACGCCGCTTCGTCGAGGTATCCATACGACCAGATCGCATCGCTCGACACGCCGGATCCGTATACGGTCATCGTGCATCTCAAAGGCCCGCTGTCGCCATTCGTCGGCTTCTTCATGCGCAACGGCACGCTCGGTTCGATCCTGCCTAAGCACCTGCTCGACAAGTATCCGAACCTCAACCACGCCGCGTTCAACATCGCGCCGATCGGCAGCGGGCCGTTCGTCGTGGCGCACTACCAGCCCAGCGTCGAGCTGTTCCTCAATGCCAATCCGCACTATTGGCGCGGGCCGCCTAAACTGCGCGGCATCGAATACCACATCATCCCCAATCAGAACACGCTGCTCACGCAGGTCGGCACGCACGAGATCGATTTCTACTTCGACGCACCGGAGGTGCAGTACGCGCTGCTCAAGGCGGTCCCGGGCGTGCGCGTGACCGCGCGGCCGAACCAGACCTTCGAGCACATCACCTTCAACTGCGCGCGGCCGCCGCTTGACGACGTGCGCGTGCGCCGGGCGATCGCCTACTCGATCGACTGGGACAAGCTGCGGAACGACGTCTATCTCGGCCTCGGCGCGAGAGGCATGGCGGACATCGCGCCGTCTTCGTGGGCGTACGATGCGAGCGTTGCGCCCTATCCGCTCGATCCTGCCCGCGCGCGGGCTCTTTTCGCCGCGGCCGGCTGGAAGCCGGGCGCGGACGGCACGCTCGTCAAGGACGGTCAGCCGCTCGAATTGACGATCACGACGGTAGCGGGCGTGTCGTCGCGCGAAAAAGCCGAGGCGCTGATCCAGCAAGATCTGCGCCACGCCGGCATCGTGCTCGACGTCAAGAACGATCACGCGAACATGCTCTTCGCGACCTATGGGGCCAACGGGACCTTCGCGCGCGGGCGCTTCGACATCGGGCTGTATGCCTGGAGCTACACCGTGCCCGAACCGGACGACACCCAGACGCTTGGACCGGATCAAGTGCCGCCGGACGGCCAGAACTACACGTTTTGCAAAGACGCGCTGATCGGGCAATATCAGAAAGCGGCGCGCACGACGTACGACCGCGCGCTGCGCCGTGCCTATCTTTTCAAACTGCAGCAGCGCGAATACGAGATCGTGCCGCGGCACACCATCCTATGGCGCGCAAACATCGACGCCATCAGCACCGACATGAAGAACTTCAAGCCGGCGCCGGCGGTCAGCGATTTCTGGAACGCATGGGAGTGGGATATCTAGCTCTCGCGGACTAGACGGACAGCGAGAGTTTGCCCTGCACCTCGCCCGCGGCCATGCGCTCGAACGCCTTGATCCCTTGGTCGAGGGGATACTCCTGGTCGATGGCCGGTTTGATGCCGGCGCGCTCGACAAAGCGCACGAGGGCGGCGAACTCCGACGGCGTGCCCATGCTCGAACCAGCGACCGTGATCTGGCGCCAGAACACGCGCGAAAGGTCCGCCGGCGGATTCGGGCCGCCGGTCGCGCCCGCCACGACGACGATGCCGCCCTGCCGCACGGCGCGCATCGAGGTGCCCCACGTCGGCTCACCGACGGACTCCATGACGGCGTCCACGCCGTCGCCGCCGGTCAGCTTGACGATCGCCTTGGCTGCTTCTTTGCCCGCGAGCACGCCGTCGGTCGCGCCGAGCTTCACGGCGAAATCGAGCTTT
Proteins encoded:
- a CDS encoding ABC transporter substrate-binding protein; protein product: MERSNLFDRRVWAAVLALLLCACTKISTSTAPAGTHAWTHRGVLRIGSYEELDNLNPVLSTELFVGDVCQLLYSGLIDYDDNGEPIPDVALAVPSRANGGISADGKTITYHLRHGVAFSDGVPLTAADVKFTWQQIMNPDNAASSRYPYDQIASLDTPDPYTVIVHLKGPLSPFVGFFMRNGTLGSILPKHLLDKYPNLNHAAFNIAPIGSGPFVVAHYQPSVELFLNANPHYWRGPPKLRGIEYHIIPNQNTLLTQVGTHEIDFYFDAPEVQYALLKAVPGVRVTARPNQTFEHITFNCARPPLDDVRVRRAIAYSIDWDKLRNDVYLGLGARGMADIAPSSWAYDASVAPYPLDPARARALFAAAGWKPGADGTLVKDGQPLELTITTVAGVSSREKAEALIQQDLRHAGIVLDVKNDHANMLFATYGANGTFARGRFDIGLYAWSYTVPEPDDTQTLGPDQVPPDGQNYTFCKDALIGQYQKAARTTYDRALRRAYLFKLQQREYEIVPRHTILWRANIDAISTDMKNFKPAPAVSDFWNAWEWDI
- a CDS encoding amidohydrolase family protein, which gives rise to MASRTLVRAKLLLTAAGAKGIAGGSVLVEDGRIVAAGARGAVERLVKGAKIVDASKHTVMPGMINLHAHLDSECGADFLTAALLISEANAVMTCVDSARRTLHAGVTTVRDLGTKYAAAIAVRDAVRKGWVTGPRILSAGVVVCMTGGHGWFIADETDGPDEMRKTVRRNLKRGADCIKVIATGGVLSPGVEVGSSQLDPDELEVAVREAHKADRRVAAHAIGNQGIKNALRAGVDTIEHGCYLDDEAIKLFKKTGAAYVPTLCAPHFLHEHLDEVPDYARRKTEQVYEAHRASFKRALRAGVTIAAGTDAGTPFNRHELYATELALMVALGMSTEQALHAATAGAAAAAGLAAETGVLEEGMSADLIAVDGDPRKDIKATSRVRGVMVRGAFTSVA